The genomic stretch CCTGCCAGAGCTGACGCACATTACCGCACCCGTCATGGGTGCGGACGTGCACCAGTTTGCCGCGGCGGTGCGAGCAGTGTTGCGCGGCGAAGGGGTGAAGGCCCACCTAGTCAGGGCCAGCGCCGAGAACATCCCTTTTCTCGACGCAAGCTTCCAAGCCGTGGTGGCCATTAGCGCCCTTGAATTCGTGCCCGACCTCTCACGCGCCTGCCGAGAGATACGCCGCGTCCTCAAGCCATCTGGTGCCCTGGTCGTTGTCACACCCGGGGCCTCCCCCCTCATCGATCTGGGGTTCAGGCTCCTGACCGGTGTGAATCCTGCGCAGGATTTTGGCAATAGACGAGAAATGATTTGCGGTTGCCTGCTCGAGCACTTCACATTGGATAAGGAATTGCGTTTCCCACCCGGGGTGGGCAGAAGCCTTCGTCTTTATCGCGCCATGCGGTTACGACCTTTGCCTCTGCCCCAGGGCACGTCCATCCATCACGTCCCCTCGAAAATGGCTCGGGTTGCGTGCACTCCATGACTCGTAGCCCGTCAATTCGCGTTCACCCATTAACTCTGTGGAGCAGCATGGTCACTGCCAAAACGCTTGCTCTCTTGTTGGCCTGCTTGGTAGGTGTCGGGAGGGCACAGTCCG from candidate division KSB1 bacterium encodes the following:
- a CDS encoding class I SAM-dependent methyltransferase → MRTPLRLLPKNALVRTGPVDHADWNFRPLLGFIQRQRFRLCRKLLQEIDSGPVLEIGYGSGIFLPELTHITAPVMGADVHQFAAAVRAVLRGEGVKAHLVRASAENIPFLDASFQAVVAISALEFVPDLSRACREIRRVLKPSGALVVVTPGASPLIDLGFRLLTGVNPAQDFGNRREMICGCLLEHFTLDKELRFPPGVGRSLRLYRAMRLRPLPLPQGTSIHHVPSKMARVACTP